In a genomic window of Gambusia affinis linkage group LG04, SWU_Gaff_1.0, whole genome shotgun sequence:
- the arhgap19 gene encoding rho GTPase-activating protein 19 — translation MAAGKDVDESTQNRRSMVTHCEESPGSSCSVRPPVIFNPDFFVEKLRHENPEAFLELVLSNITRLIDLPGTEFAQLLGEDCPKTPTSGNGGFFRSFNFLKRKDKAVVFGTTLTESCIAQIYQLIEFLSKNLHVEGLFRVPGNSVRQHALKELLNGGADVDLEAGDFHPNDIASLLKTFLGELPEPLLTHRHFHVHLKIADMTLFDDKGNKTAVPNKERQIEALQLLFLLLPQANRSLLKLLLDLLYHTAKQQDKNKMSAYNLALMFAPHVLWPRHMTAGDLKDNLKKLNNSMAFLIKHSQKLFRAPVYLREYARVHFNGTKVLQSKDDLELLAVSSSPVQRTAPPLKRTAGVGLGVQEASQSPAQQYTEEALKELFRHVHQNMPDSAKKKKLVRQLVKQTHSGTSSEDHLLPPAASKKHPRSRSLGGLIKRKARGEQMRERHISPEAAGKKLGKENLLLQSGNSPSAGSVMGKAGLVVKNPDFIFHKNKPLKVSKDSPSVSRMCFSPAQEVSV, via the exons ATGGCTGCGGGGAAAGATGTTGATGAAAGCACGCAAAATAGAAG AAGCATGGTGACCCACTGTGAGGAGTCGCCCGGCTCCTCTTGTTCTGTCAGACCGCCGGTCATCTTCAAcccagatttttttgttgagaaACTCCGCCACGAGAACCCCGAAGCGTTCCTGGAGCTTGTGCTCAGTAACATAACCAGGCTTATAGACCTTCCTGGGACCGAGTTCGCCCAGCTCCTTGGTGAGGATTGCCCCAAAACCCCGACGAGTGGAAATGGAGGCTTTTTCCGCTCTTTCAACTTCCTTAAGCGAAAAG ATAAAGCCGTCGTCTTTGGAACCACGCTGACTGAGAGCTGCATCGCACAGATCTATCAGCTTATCGAGTTCCTCAGCAAAA ATCTACATGTGGAGGGTTTGTTCCGGGTGCCGGGGAACAGCGTTCGGCAGCACGCCTTAAAGGAGCTCCTGAACGGCGGGGCGGATGTCGACCTGGAGGCCGGAGATTTTCACCCCAACGATATTGCCTCTCTTCTTAAGACTTTTCTGGGAGAGCTGCCGGAGCCTCTGCTGACACACCGACACTTCCATGTGCACCTGAAGATAGCTG ACATGACTCTGTTTGAtgacaaaggaaataaaacagcGGTTCCAAACAAGGAGCGTCAGATCGAGGccctgcagctcctcttcctgttgCTACCGCAGGCCAACCGCTCGCTGCTCAAACTGCTGCTGGACCTGCTCTACCACACCGCCAAGCAGCAGGACAAGAACAAAATGTCTGCCTACAACCTGGCACTCATGTTTGCCCCGCATGTCCTCTGGCCCAGACAT ATGACAGCCGGCGACCTTAAAGACAATCTGAAGAAGCTGAACAACAGCATGGCCTTCCTCATCAAGCATTCACAGAAGCTCTTCAGG GCTCCAGTTTATTTGAGGGAATATGCCAGGGTCCATTTTAACGGAACCAAGGTTCTGCAGAGTAAG GATGACCTGGAGCTGCTGGCGGTCAGCAGCTCTCCTGTCCAGCGGACGGCGCCGCCTCTGAAGCGGACAGCTGGTGTGGGCCTCGGCGTGCAGGAGGCGAGTCAGTCACCTGCTCAGCAGTACACAGAGGAGGCCCTGAAGGAGCTCTTCAGGCACGTCCACCAGAACATGCCCGACTCcgccaagaagaagaaactcgTCCGACAG CTCGTCAAACAGACTCATTCAGGAACATCTAGCGAGGATCATCTGCTCCCTCCAGCCGCCAGTAAGAAGCATCCTCGTTCCCGCTCCCTTGGGGGCCTTATCAAG CGAAAAGCTCGAGGCGAGCAGATGAGAGAGAGACACATCTCACCTGAAGCCGCTGGGAAAAAACtaggaaaagaaaatctcctCCTCCAGTCG GGGAACAGTCCGTCAGCCGGATCTGTCATGGGGAAAGCAGGACTTGTAgttaaaaatccagattttatctttcacaaaaacaaacctctcAAGGTTTCTAAG GACTCTCCCTCCGTCTCCAGGATGTGTTTCTCTCCGGCTCAGGAAGTGTCAGTATGA
- the si:ch211-133l11.10 gene encoding rho-related GTP-binding protein RhoU isoform X2, translated as MLPRDVGNQKPCRVSEPFDSGDRPTVPPRRFKNRDFPQNAKRRWSGSTPERKVNCVLVGDGAVGKTSLIVSYTTNGYPTEYVPTAFDNFTVMVVVDGKPVRLQLCDTAGQDELECLRPLCYRNADVFLLCYSVVRPCSFRNLTNKWAPEIQQLCPGVPLVLVGTQLDLREDVQVLIHLAQNQQRPVSSEEGRRLALELGAVGFTECSALTQKNLKDTFDGAILASFQQMDSNVIQQQRMTLRKKTPDKIKSLSEAWWKKLNCLIGEGSCELK; from the exons ATGTTACCCCGCGACGTGGGGAACCAGAAGCCCTGCCGCGTTTCAGAGCCGTTTGACAGTGGAGACCGACCCACGGTCCCGCCGCGGCGCTTCAAGAACCGGGACTTCCCTCAGAACGCAAAGCGCCGCTGGTCCGGTTCCACTCCTGAGCGCAAAGTGAACTGCGTCCTGGTCGGAGACGGAGCCGTGGGCAAGACCAGCCTCATCGTGAGTTACACCACCAACGGGTATCCCACGGAGTATGTTCCCACGGCGTTTGACAACTTCACCG TGATGGTTGTGGTTGATGGGAAACCAGTCAGGCTGCAGCTGTGTGACACCGCTGGACAG GATGAATTGGAGTGCCTCCGGCCGCTCTGCTACAGAAACGCCGacgtcttcctcctctgctaCAGCGTGGTGCGCCCCTGCTCCTTTCGAAACCTCACCAACAAATGGGCCCCAGAGATCCAGCAGCTCTGCCCCGGCGTTCCCCTGGTTCTGGTCGGCACCCAGCTGGACCTGAGAGAAGACGTGCAAGTTCTGATCCACCTGGCGCAGAACCAGCAGCGGCCAGTGAGCTCAGAGGAAGGCCGCAGGCTGGCACTGGAGCTCGGAGCGGTGGGCTTCACAGAGTGCTCAGCGCTGACCCAGAAGAACCTGAAGGACACGTTTGATGGCGCTATCCTAGCTAGCTTCCAGCAGATGGACAGTAATGTGATCCAGCAGCAGAGGATGACTCTGAGGAAGAAAACCCCTGATAAGATTAAGAGTCTATCTGAGGCATGGTGGAAGAAACTCAACTGTCTGATCGGAGAGGGGAGCTGTGAATTAAAATAA
- the si:ch211-133l11.10 gene encoding rho-related GTP-binding protein RhoU isoform X1, protein MLPRDVGNQKPCRVSEPFDSGDRPTVPPRRFKNRDFPQNAKRRWSGSTPERKVNCVLVGDGAVGKTSLIVSYTTNGYPTEYVPTAFDNFTVMVVVDGKPVRLQLCDTAGQKWGPVDGSVNDELECLRPLCYRNADVFLLCYSVVRPCSFRNLTNKWAPEIQQLCPGVPLVLVGTQLDLREDVQVLIHLAQNQQRPVSSEEGRRLALELGAVGFTECSALTQKNLKDTFDGAILASFQQMDSNVIQQQRMTLRKKTPDKIKSLSEAWWKKLNCLIGEGSCELK, encoded by the exons ATGTTACCCCGCGACGTGGGGAACCAGAAGCCCTGCCGCGTTTCAGAGCCGTTTGACAGTGGAGACCGACCCACGGTCCCGCCGCGGCGCTTCAAGAACCGGGACTTCCCTCAGAACGCAAAGCGCCGCTGGTCCGGTTCCACTCCTGAGCGCAAAGTGAACTGCGTCCTGGTCGGAGACGGAGCCGTGGGCAAGACCAGCCTCATCGTGAGTTACACCACCAACGGGTATCCCACGGAGTATGTTCCCACGGCGTTTGACAACTTCACCG TGATGGTTGTGGTTGATGGGAAACCAGTCAGGCTGCAGCTGTGTGACACCGCTGGACAG AAATGGGGCCCAGTTGATGGATCCGTTAAT GATGAATTGGAGTGCCTCCGGCCGCTCTGCTACAGAAACGCCGacgtcttcctcctctgctaCAGCGTGGTGCGCCCCTGCTCCTTTCGAAACCTCACCAACAAATGGGCCCCAGAGATCCAGCAGCTCTGCCCCGGCGTTCCCCTGGTTCTGGTCGGCACCCAGCTGGACCTGAGAGAAGACGTGCAAGTTCTGATCCACCTGGCGCAGAACCAGCAGCGGCCAGTGAGCTCAGAGGAAGGCCGCAGGCTGGCACTGGAGCTCGGAGCGGTGGGCTTCACAGAGTGCTCAGCGCTGACCCAGAAGAACCTGAAGGACACGTTTGATGGCGCTATCCTAGCTAGCTTCCAGCAGATGGACAGTAATGTGATCCAGCAGCAGAGGATGACTCTGAGGAAGAAAACCCCTGATAAGATTAAGAGTCTATCTGAGGCATGGTGGAAGAAACTCAACTGTCTGATCGGAGAGGGGAGCTGTGAATTAAAATAA